The bacterium DNA window CGATCCCCATCACTGTGCACGTGTATCGTTTCAGTCTTCCGGATCGAATGACCTGCACCTCTGCCTTGGGCTGCAATGTGGAGCGCGCTTTTCAATATCACGGCGCGGTCACTGACCAGGACCAACGCAAGGTGCTGGACCTCTATCTGCAGGCTTTGTCGGATCATCATATCACGCCCTATCATCCCGCGCCTCTGGATCCATTCCAGGTGACCTGGCCCGATGTCAAACCCGGCAACCAGCCGATCCCTGACGATTTATCCGTACGCATCGACTGGACGCGGTGGGACCAGGCCATGCATAAAGCTTATGACCAATATCATATCACCAGCTTTCTGCTTCCCATTCAGGGCATGGGAGGCGGCACTTTTTATTCGCGTACCGAACCGTCGCTGCTGGGCTTTGGCGAGGAGACGGAGGTGTATCAGACGCTGTTTAAGAATTATTGCAAAACCGTACAAGACCATCTTGAAGAAAAAGGTTGGCTGCAGGACGCCTATGTATATTGGTTCGACGAACCGGATCCAAAGGATTACCCGTTTGTCATGAACGGCTTCAATCGAATCAAAGCCGCTGCGCCCGGCATTCCGCGCATGCTCACCGAAGAAATTCAAGCAGAGCTCATCGGCGGACCGAACATCTGGTGTCCCATCTCACCAGAGCTCAAACCGGAACAGACCCGGGAACGGCAAACACACGGTGAAAAAATCTGGTGGTATGTCTGCACCGGACCCAAAGCACCGTACGCCACTCTGTTCATCGATCACCCAGCCACCGAGCTGCGGGTGTGGTTGTGGCAAACCTGGGAAAGAGACGTGCAGGGCATTCTAATCTGGGAAACCCTGCTCTGGACTTCGCCCACCGCCTATCCGGATCCCAAGGCCCCGCAAAATCCCTATCAGGATCCCATGGGCTGGGAATATGGCTACGGCGGTGAGCCGGGAATGCGACGTCCCTGGGGAAACGGCGATGGACGGTTTCTCTATCCGCCCCTGGCCGCGGCCGATGGACGGCCCAGTGCGCCGGTCTTTGACCCGCCGGTGGACTGCATTCGCATCGAGATGCTGCGCGACGGCATCGAAGACTATGAATATCTAGCCATGCTGCGCAAAGTTTTAACCGCGGAAGGTACAGACATCAATATCGAGCAACGCCGTTCTTATGAAAGATTGCTGCAGGTACCGGCCGAGATCAGCGCCTCCATGACCCAGTTTACTAAAAACCCAAAGCCCATTGAACTCCACCGCCGTAAAGTAGCGGTTGCTCTGGAGACATTGCAATAAACGTCCGTTGTCATAGAGACGACATCGAACGACATTTTATCCAAAACAGGACGTCGAAGGATTCTACACCGGTCGGCGTAAGGCATCAGCGGCTGAATGAATGCGGTACTAGGTGAAAGGATCTGAGATGAATTTGACGCGTAGGCAAATGATCAAGGGGATGGCAGGGATCGGCGGCGCCCTGGGCAGCGCCTTGAACGCGTCGCAGACGTTTGCCGACAGACTCTACGAAAAAGGGCCCCCGTCATCTATCATCGAAAGAAAATCCAAATCAACACTGACCCCTGTGGGCTTGAATCACGGGGAACAGTTGCGGTTCTGGTTGACAAACGGCGCCCTCTGGGAAATGACACTGCAGCAGACCTCGGCTTCCGTGGTTTCCCGCGGCTTTAATGCGCAAAATCACGATCCAGGACACGAAGGCGGCGATATCACCATCTATACGTTCGACTGCGATATACTCGTCAACGGCAAGCCCTATCACTTGCGACGCGAGGTCGGAAGTCAGGCGAGTTTTTATGAACCCTGGGAGTTGGACGGCGTACACGTCTGGTTCGACGCCGCCTCCTGCGCCTTTAAAGAAGGTGGTGGATTTATGGCGGAAAAGGACCGGCAGCGCATGGGATTGATCTGCAAGCCGGACCACCACGCCCGCTTTGCTGTTCACGAAGCGCATCGGCCGATCTGTCCGGAACCCATGAAGCCATGGTATCGCAATGATCAAAAGAGGATCAACATTCAGGAATGCTACAACGGCGAGGATTGCTGGATGGGGCCTTACAACGGCGGAGCCGCGCACTGCGGCCTGGACATCAACATGCCGGCAGGCACTCTGCTCTTTGCGCCCATCTCCTTTGACTATGGATATCTGTTTCATTCACTCGCCGCTGGGTTCAGCAACAACCGCTGGCGCGGAATTCGGCGCTGGCCGGATGGATCGGAATGGTGGCTGCAGACGCACCACCTGATCAGCCTGAAAGCGCCGGAGAACACCCCTCTGACAGCGGGAACGGCCTATGCCGACACAGCAGGGGTGGCTGTCGGCCGCCATCCGCATACACACTTTAATTTTCGCGTCCTGGAACAGGGAGGAGATTATATGCTCGACCCCTGGATCCTGTTCTGGCAAATTTTTCGTCAACAATAAAACGAATCGGCTTTTCTCGACAATTCTGAAAAGCTAAAAGCAACAACGTCGTACACATCGCTTCATCATTCTTCGCTGCAACCGTCGACCTGGCCTGATGAAAACCCGTCGTTATAATCGCGGAGCTCCGCGCTTCCATTTCTCATTACCATGATCTGTAGTGCTCAGCCCGGAGCCCTTGGGCTTGAGGCATACAAAAAGACACGAAATGGCGTACGCGCCGCCATTTTTAATGTCATGGCTGAGTCTTTGTGCCATAGACGATCTCAAATACATACGTGAGCGGAAAATCTTCGCCGAAACTCTCCGATCCGCCGCCCTGGCAAAACTGCCCCACTCCATTTTAATCGTCCCTTTGACGTGCATGGCGATGACCGATGAGACCAGATAAGAATAGGCCGGCACCAGTCGACTGAAACCATCGCCCCCGCCAAAGTCGCAACGATAGGTAAAATTAACAATCGCCAGGTTCGGATTAAATTCGATTGTGAGCGAGTCGCCGCTCTTGGTGACCTTGCCGGTGGGTGTAAAGGAAGGCGCACTGAGACCCACGATGGAGCACTCGCTGTCCGCTGCGATGCATCTTGCATTGTGACTTCCCTCGCCTCCGGTTATCGCCGCATTCTCTCCTTGAACCTCCAGCTTGAGCCACATCTCCACCTTGTCGTCAAAGGTCCATGGCATGTTGGCGTGGCCGTGATGAATGTCTACCTTGGCATAGATATGATCTGGCATCAGAGAGTCGACTTTGACGCTGACGGTTTTTGCAGCAGTCACCGGCTTTGCTGATTGACAGGTCTGCACTTCAGCTCGTATGGAGGCGAGGCCTCTTTTTTCAACGGTGTAGGTGCTTTGAGCCATGCCCTGGTCATTGTTTTTTACCAGAGATGGACCAATGGTACCTGGCCCGCTTTCCAGCTCAAACTTGACTGCTTGTCCGCTGAAGGCTGCGCCCGGACCTTTGCCGCAGCGCACGATTGCCGTAAGGGCCGATGTCTTGCTCTTGTCGTCGGGAACCGAAAAGACGGTCGGATACGCTGTAAAGTCAAAGTCCGGATTACACACACTCCAGCAGCAGGTGATGTCAACGCCCATGTGATAGCCGTCCGCGGGAGTTCCCTCGTCGTAGCGGAATTTTTCAGTTTGGTCGCAGCTGGCCGGATCACCATAGACCAGGGTATAGTTGCCGCTGTAGGAGGGGGAAACATATTTGAAATTGAACACCACGTTGCTGAGCAGATAGCAGCAATCGTTTTTGTGCTTTTTTGATTCGCCGGCAGGACCCACGGTCGGCATGAAACGGCGCATTGCCCAGCCCGCTGTCGCGTCTGTTAATTCGGGATAATTATCGATGTCGTTGAATGATTTGTGGCCTCCGTCAAACGATCCGGGTTCGGTCGTGCCAACGCCGGTGAAATGGGTCACCTAGGCGCGCAGGTGCTTGCCGTCCGCCATGACCACCGCCGGAATCGCCGTGATCTCCCAGACGCCGCTGGTGGTGTTGAACAGGCAGAGATTGGCTGAGTCCCCCTCCTGAAATGTCAGACCCGAGGTCACCGGCAGCGTCACGGTCACCGGCTGCTGAAAGGTTGCGCCGTCGGGCAAACATTCGATCATGTTGGCGACCAGGTAGGATTGCCAGCCAGGGGGAATGGAATCGGCATGCACCGTTCGCACGCTGATGGTAACGTTGGCGGAGAGCGCTTTGGCCGGAATCGTGATCGACGCTCCATAGCGGTCTTCCACTTTGCCGCCCGAAGCGCCGATCACTTTTTGCGATGCGGTCCCATAGTTATTTTCATCTTCAGGGCTGGTGGCAGGATCATTTTTGCAGGTCAGGACGATGAGCAACAAGAAAGAAAGGATCAGCACAAATGGAACACAGGTTCGGTTTCGCATGGTGGCTTCCCTCCTCTTACATTCGACAATTCATCTGAGAACCAACACGCCGCCATAGATTGCGCACCAATGGGAACTTGCGACAGATAAAAGTCAAAATCCCCTGTCATGAGAGGCTGGCTTATACTCACTGGAGCCATCCTTCGGCGCGCAGGCTGACGATATGATCCCAGGTAAGACCGGCATCCTCGCTCTTATAAACATGATATCCTTTGGCCGCAAGGTAGACGACTTTGGGATTGGATCGTGAGAATTCAACATCATCCACGCGGTCTGCCGCAGTCAGGACGCTTTCCCATGACGACAGACCGTTGTAGGAACGATAGACTTTTTCACTTTGACAAAAGAGGACAATATCGGCATCTGCCGGAGATGTCTTGATCGGCCCGTTAGCAGGTGCATTAATTCTTTTCCAGGTGTTTCCGCCGTCTATTGATTTATTGATGGCAAAGGCGTCGCGTTCCAGTGCATAAAGGACGCTGCCGTTGGCAGAGATGTCGAACTCGGTGATAAGCAATGTCCGCAGTGTAGGCGCAAAAAGAATCCAACTTCGGCCGCCGTCTGTCGAGCGGATAAATCCGAGGTTCCCGGTGTGATCATCCGGGGAAAAACCAAAACTCACAAAATTGCCGACGCCGGATCCGTAGGAGCAAAGATGCCGGAATACATTTGCCTCAGCGTCCATAGGCGTTGTAGCTATATTCCAATTGAGCCCAGTATCGTTGGAGCGAAAAAGCGCGCCGGCAAAGGGCTGCCCCCGCAGGGAGCTGAAAGTCGCCTTACCGCCGCTGATACCCAGTACCACCCCAGTTGGATCATTGACATCAAAGCAGATGCTGGTCGCATAGGAATTGCTCAATCCGCAATTGGACCGCGACCACGTTGTACCGCCGTCGCTGCTGCGATAGACGCCGCCGTTGCTGCTGGGATAATCACCGGCAACAGGTCCCGGTGAATCCAGGGTGGCGGCTAGGATCAGGGACGTATTTGCCGGGGAAACGGCAATATCCCATACTTCCGGATAGCCGTCGATGCTGTGCCGTAAACCCCGGCGCAGGCGCTGCCAAGTTTTCCCGGCGTCCATGCTTTTGACGATGCCGTTTCGTTCCGTGCCGAGATAGAGGACATTCGAATTCGTCGGATCTATTTCCACAGATCGGAACACCTGATCAAAATCATCGCCGCTGGGACCGGCCGGACCGGAGATGATCGTGTCGCCGTTGCCGATTGCATTGGCGCACGGATCCGGCTCATCGTTCTTGCTTTCATACATTTTATGGGAACAATCCAGCGTGAAAGAGAGCACGACCAAGATGATGAAAAAAAGACGCATGTTCAATTATCCTCCTCCGGTTGAAGTAGGATGGACATGCAAATGGTGCCGGGTTTTTCTGCACCAGCCTATCTTAGCATGACCGGTCCGACACCTGTGAGATGTCGCACAGGTATTTCCTCTTGCGTAATCTAATATTTTCCCCCAGCAGAAGTCAATCCCTCTGCTCAATCAATACCATTTCCGCTGGAAAAATAAGCTTTTATCATCTAGTCCCGCACATTTCCTAAAACCTGCACATCGCCCCTGCATTGGTTGGTCACTTTCAATCCGCCGCCTTCGACGCTGTTGCCGATGATCACCGCTGAACGCACCTTTTCTCCCAGATACACATGCGCGTCAGGTGTGTTGCCGTTGTCCTGAAAACGACAGTTCATCATCTGTAAGGTGCCGTTCAGCATTTGGACATAAGGAATCGCAGGCGCCCAGTGACACTCGATCCAATTCTTGGCGTTGAAATTGCATGCCGTCAAATACACCGCGCCGGTCCCCATGTTGACAATGTGCGCGCCGCCCAGCGTTTCGGCCCAGCCCCAAAATCCGCAATTGGTCAGTTTGACCGGGCCCTGATTCTCCGCTTCGATCAGAATGCCGTCCATGAACTGGCAGTTCTCGAACGCAATGCCGCAATGATATTGGGTTTTTTCCACGATCACCGCCAGCGGCCCCACGTCCGAACCGCTCTGGGTGATCAGAATGTTCGCCTGCGGATCGTGGCCCACCGGATCGCCCTTGGTCTCGCTAAAGCGAAAGCCGACTTTGGCCCAGATCACGAAACAATTGACCATATACTCCCAGTCACAACGGCCGATGATGAATCCTTCAAGATGACCGAGGCAATAATCCCGCAGACTGTCGGCATCCACGCCGATGTCCAGCCAGGCGGTTGGATGGACGTGGACGTTTTCAATCCGGCCGATATCAGTAGTACGATCGATATACACTCCCCTGCGCAGCGCGCACAGATAGATGTTGCGCAGATAATCCTGGCCATGATAAATGCTGCCGCAGTCGATGCCGTTATAGGAATTGACCAAAGTCACATCGATTATATTGCAGCGGCTTCCCCGTACCTGCACGGTATAAGGATAAGGACGGGCATTGCCGATCACCTGTTGTGGATAATAGATCGACAATCCTTTCAGCGTGGCGTTGTTCTGCAAGGAGATGAACGGCGGCGAATTTTCAGCATCCCGTCCGGCAAAGGCCAGCAGCATCGTACCTTTCTCCAGTCGCGCCATGACAGGCCCCTCGGCGATGCCTTTGAGCGTGACGCTTTCCGGGATCGTGAGCACTCCGTCGAGCCGGTATTGTCCGGCGGGAACATAAACCGCCCCTCCCTTCGCTGCCGCTTGGTTCAGTGCGGTTTGAAAGGCCTTCGTGTTGTCGGTATTTCCGTCTCCGACGGCGCCATAATCCAAAACATTAAGATCATCAATTCCGCAGAACGAGACGCGCGATAACAGCAACAGCAGCAATAACAATTTATTCATGTCGAACCTCCCTCAAGGATTCTGCGCCGGTGCTTGGGTTGTGTTTATGCTTTGTTCCCGTCTCTTTCAACTTGTTGCCGGCGACCTCCATGCTGCTGGAATTTCTCACCAGCGTCTGCCATTCAGCGGCGCCGGGGACATGCCATCCCGGTGGAGCAATAGCACGTTTGTCATTGACTGCATACCAGTTAGAGTTTACGTATACTTGGCCGCTGGCTGGATCGTTTTGATAATAACACCAGGCAGGCTTGCCCTGTTTTGCGGCCTCCTCCCACTCTTTTTCTGTTTCAGCTTCCGGAATTGATTCGCCGTTTTGAAACATACTGATATCCAAATTGGTGGGCATCCACTCTTGATTACCGATCTTCACTCCCGGTTGGCTGAAACCTGCCGGTATCGGCAGCCAAAGCAGGAATGGAAGGGGAACGACAGTGATCGTTTTCATCGTTTGCTTTCTCGTAGTTCATAAAACTTGCTTTTCATTAATCGTTTGCTATGAACATCCTCCACCAATTACGCAGGTCCTTGGCGTGACGATCGGCAGTCAACACAAAATGATTACCCAATGGATTGTTTAAAAGTTCATCCCGTATTAAGGCATTGTTGAATTTGAGTAAAGCCTGAGAGCGGCAGTGATGCGAACTGTCACCGCTGTCGACCATCTTCGCTTCGGTGATCCAAATCTTTCAAGTTGGGCTTCGCGATTCTCACAAGCATGACCAGACCATGAGCGAATCTCCCGACGATCCCAACGACGCCGGCATCATTCAAGCGTGACAAAGCAAACAACCGTACGTGTGATGGGGACGGTCTGCCGGAAACCGTGTTGAACATCTCATCCGAAACATCACTCACAATGTTAACGCCTCAGACGTTTTTTAATTTTTAATCGGCTCAAGTACTTGCCACCAACCATTCGGAAGGTCCGCCGGCCAGTCCTACCATGCATTTATAGGACAACGATGGACTGTAACCGATCTGCTCGCCACCTGCAGCCTGGATTACGTTTGATCATCGGCCTCTTGCTTGGAAACAATAATGCGGTCATACAGATCTCTTTTATCTGAGCACGCCAATGCCTCAAACGAGGCTGCTAGAGAGTTATTGCCGGGATGGGCGATGAGGATCACCGGTCCTTTGCTGAATTCCACAGCACGCTTTGCGACACACTTGGCGATCAGAGCTTCGGTTCCGCCCACAATCATCAGCAGGAATAAAAATGCATTTACACCAGCCCGTTCGAACGATACCCCGCGTCCGCTCAAGCCGCCCCGAACGCTGGAAAATTCATGTTTGACATTCTCTGCATCCCAGGAATCGCTAACTTACGATGCCAAAGAAAAGCAATTAAATGCGTGATGAAGCATCTTATTCCCGATTAATCCTAATTCATCTATTACGAGAGCACAAAATTTTTCATTTGCCGCACAAAACCTCTGTCTTCCACCAACAAGACTAGGATCTGATCCTCTTGGAAGTAAAAAATATGCACTGCAGTGCCATTACAGATACGAAATTTGATCTTGCCGGGGATTACACGTTCATGGATATTTGAAAATATATTCCGCATGTATTAAATTTAACCAGCAAGCGTTAACGTGCAAGAGTTATTTCGATGAATCCAGATTTTGTGGAGAAATAATAGACGAGCATTGCTATCTCCGCAACGGCACCGATCTGCCTTTCAGCTATTACAGCCGCTCAGTCTCCTTGCCTTTTGACAGCTGGGGCCGGCACATCGACAGCCTCTCCTGGTATCCTGTCACGCTCCCCTTAACGGAGGAGAACTGCAATCTGGTGTCCGGAGACTGGTGCTGGTGGAATGAACAGCCGGGAGATCCTCGAAGATGTTTTATTGGGTGTACAGTCCATGAAGTAATTTCTGCTAGTTCTCATCTAGCAACCGGCGTCTACTTGTGCCGGATGATAAACCCCCGTGATGATGAAAATGATCCAGTCGGCACTTGCGATGATAACAAGTTGGTGATAAAAGTTTGAACCAACTTGCCAAATAATTTATTTTTCTGATTATTCTTGACTTGCATTGCATTCTGTCGTATTTTAGTATTGGTGGAAAATGTTCAATATTTGCTCAGCGAGATGACAGCCATGGGATAAAAGCGTTGAAAACGGAAAGGAAGCTCGCCGTGAACGACGAACTCCACAAGCTTCAGATCGCCGTAGAAGAACTCAGCATCCTCAACGACCTGGCCGTGGCGGCCAGCACCACCCTCGAAGTCGAAAAAATGCTCGACATTATCGTCCACAAGAGCATCAAGGCTCTGCACGCGGAACAGGGTGCCATTCAACTGATCACGGAGCAATCGGACGCCCCCCTTAAAACCCTCATCCGTCAGATGGATTCTGAAAATCAGTTATTAAGATATAAAGTCGGCATCAACATCACCGGCTGGGTATTAAAATATCAGAAACCGCTCGTGATCGACGACCTGTCCAGCGATTTGCGTTTTCACACGACCGAGACGGAGCGCAAAGAGATCCGTTCGGTGCTGTGTGTGCCCATACAGTTCCGTGCGCATCTGTTCGGCGTGTTAATGGTGGTCAATCGCATGAACAACGGCCGATTCACGGAGGATGATCAACGGCTGCTTTCAATCATCGCTTCACAGTCG harbors:
- a CDS encoding DUF4091 domain-containing protein, whose product is DLRVLDNGRELARGKLGAAINSPAGSGARDLVLESRVATLTVPIDIADYFNNDYGELLDGSGVWCASSGWKIPKSRELPAKKAKELHVELARNEAEAVQLIMHPSRPISDFTLTVGKLQNQAGDVLTPESVQILQVAYVPVTLPTDPSGVAALWPDPLPPVTAPMTLTAHENQPFWVRVKTTVNTAPGLYKGTIRLAGRDYDKSIPITVHVYRFSLPDRMTCTSALGCNVERAFQYHGAVTDQDQRKVLDLYLQALSDHHITPYHPAPLDPFQVTWPDVKPGNQPIPDDLSVRIDWTRWDQAMHKAYDQYHITSFLLPIQGMGGGTFYSRTEPSLLGFGEETEVYQTLFKNYCKTVQDHLEEKGWLQDAYVYWFDEPDPKDYPFVMNGFNRIKAAAPGIPRMLTEEIQAELIGGPNIWCPISPELKPEQTRERQTHGEKIWWYVCTGPKAPYATLFIDHPATELRVWLWQTWERDVQGILIWETLLWTSPTAYPDPKAPQNPYQDPMGWEYGYGGEPGMRRPWGNGDGRFLYPPLAAADGRPSAPVFDPPVDCIRIEMLRDGIEDYEYLAMLRKVLTAEGTDINIEQRRSYERLLQVPAEISASMTQFTKNPKPIELHRRKVAVALETLQ